TCCAGCGCAATGGTTTGGTAGCAAAGGTGTGCGTTGGCGTAACGCTTTACGAAGCGTGGGCCCCAACCACCTCGCCGCCCTCGTACACGTCACCAGGGGGCGAGACGTGCGCGTCCGACGCAGCCGATTCAGTGGGGCAGCACACACTATCCGCAGCGAGACGAGAGGAGCTGTGTCGTAGTGCGTTGGTGTACGCCGGATTGCTACATGATAGATGGGATGGGTTAGTAATTCCAGAAGAGTTCGCGGCGACGCCGTGGCCAGTGCACACCGAAAAACAGTACACGGAACTCATGGAAGAGCTGATGATACGGAAGGCTTGTGCCACAGTCAACACCTCAGGCTTCTGTGTACCTGTCTTGTCCATTGACGAGTTCGTTTACAAGCACAAGGGAGTGCGAGTATGTCTTGGTGTGACGTGGATGCCGCGCTACCCGCAGAACCTGTGGCAGTGGGCGGCGCAGTTTGCGCAGTCTGGCCACCGCGTGCCAGAAGCATCGCTCCTAGCGCTGTTACACCACGTGACGGCCGGCGCACTCTCACTGAACACGGCCATCAGCACGGCAAGCAGAGTGAATGCAACACCTTCCTTGTTCGTTGCACTGGAGAAGGTGCTTGTGTACCCGGCCGCGGAAGTGGTAAAGAGGACTGCGAACAAGGCTGACTCAGATGAGGTGGGGAGAAGCTTCACGTTTGTATTATCTACCGGCGCGTTCAAGTGGCGGCAAGCAGAGCCATATCCTGACAAgaacagcgagagaaacgCGACTGCACACTTCTGCAAAGAATGTCGGATAAATCACGTGATCGTCCCTGAGGCGAAGTTGTTGCTTTATCGTCCGCCTGAGGATTGTTCTCCAGAGCCGTATCCAACGAACGGCAACGCGGCCGCAAAGCGGGTTGCCTGGGAACTTGGAGTCGTGATCTACCTCCTCGCCTCTGGCGTTGCTGGCACAggcaacgccaccgccgtcacaTCTCCGTGCCACCGTAGCTCCCGCTGTGTTCGCCTGCGCGAGCTGGCGCCGCTCAACTCAGCGGACCACACTCCTGACTCGCTGTGGAAGCGACTGCggcaggagctggagcgccGTGGCTACAGCAGCACAATCGTGACCGTAGTTGCACAGCTCCTCTCGCTTGACCCCCTTACGCGACCATCGCTGAACACGGTGGACCATATGTTACAGGAGCTCCAACGTCCAACCCCTGTGCGCCGCTTTCCGTTTGCTCTGGGCTCGTACAACCTGCTGCGGATGCCGAACCCGACCGACGTCAGCCTAAACCCCGGCGCACGGCGGTATACCATGGAGGGCAGATGCGTCTTATGCAAAAGACAGCGTGGGAGCACGGCATCGTGCGCCAAGGGCAGCGACCACATACCGGGCTTGTCATCGCCGTCATGGTCTGACGAGGAGCTTCTGCCTCAGTTGCCCGGCATGCACTCGCACTACATCACCTTTCTTTATCCTTTATGCGGGTCTAGCGACGCGCGTCGGCGACGCAAACTAGTGGCACTGGCCTTACAAATCCCCCACGGGAGCACCaaagccagcagcagcatcgtccGCGACACCGCGCCACTGCTGGACAGTACGCTGCTGTTTCAGGTGTTTGGTGGCTTCGCCGTGTACGAGCGGGTGCTGGATCTCAACACGAAGGGTCAGGCCTTCTACCGCGTGACGGTGAGGGAGGTGCTCGTCCCGTACCCAAGTGAGGGGCTGCGCCGCTCAGAGTTGACGCTGGTTAAGCTCACAATCGATTTCTGCGGCGGCCTCCCGTGGCCATCCTCCTGCACAGAAATTTTACAGAAAAGCGGCCGTGTCTCCCGCAGTGCTCCATTGGGCTTCACTGGAGCCCAACACGACGTGGAGTGGTTTGGCTGGGTTCTTCCTGGTGAGCGCTTCAGCTTGCCAAACGGAGGTCATTGGACGGCGCCGCGCGATGGCGCCTTTGTGTTCTGGTTCAGCTCGGACCTGCGGCCAACGGATCGTGACCGCTACTTTGCCTTGACAAGTTTGCGCGCTGCGACGCTGGCAGCAACGCTGTCGCGCACTGTGATGCCTGATTCACTCTTTCGGCTACACGCTGGCGACAAGGGACGCGTCGGTAATCTTCTGGGGGGTCGCG
This portion of the Leishmania panamensis strain MHOM/PA/94/PSC-1 chromosome 27 sequence genome encodes:
- a CDS encoding hypothetical protein (TriTrypDB/GeneDB-style sysID: LpmP.27.0770), which codes for MMAGSPKLVLGSLHNISERSIFFIPLENDRLDLKTVSTAPPSHRSVLQRNGLVAKVCVGVTLYEAWAPTTSPPSYTSPGGETCASDAADSVGQHTLSAARREELCRSALVYAGLLHDRWDGLVIPEEFAATPWPVHTEKQYTELMEELMIRKACATVNTSGFCVPVLSIDEFVYKHKGVRVCLGVTWMPRYPQNLWQWAAQFAQSGHRVPEASLLALLHHVTAGALSLNTAISTASRVNATPSLFVALEKVLVYPAAEVVKRTANKADSDEVGRSFTFVLSTGAFKWRQAEPYPDKNSERNATAHFCKECRINHVIVPEAKLLLYRPPEDCSPEPYPTNGNAAAKRVAWELGVVIYLLASGVAGTGNATAVTSPCHRSSRCVRLRELAPLNSADHTPDSLWKRLRQELERRGYSSTIVTVVAQLLSLDPLTRPSLNTVDHMLQELQRPTPVRRFPFALGSYNLLRMPNPTDVSLNPGARRYTMEGRCVLCKRQRGSTASCAKGSDHIPGLSSPSWSDEELLPQLPGMHSHYITFLYPLCGSSDARRRRKLVALALQIPHGSTKASSSIVRDTAPLLDSTLLFQVFGGFAVYERVLDLNTKGQAFYRVTVREVLVPYPSEGLRRSELTLVKLTIDFCGGLPWPSSCTEILQKSGRVSRSAPLGFTGAQHDVEWFGWVLPGERFSLPNGGHWTAPRDGAFVFWFSSDLRPTDRDRYFALTSLRAATLAATLSRTVMPDSLFRLHAGDKGRVGNLLGGRVVSVTRPSACLRRFSVLRGSILHRRSCDSVADIVLPSTTREIVEEGEKMDTLPAHGLLSLYALPVQNTPEEPPSNGRRRPSSIKNRVPSRCTAAFPAGVIDAVEATAEAQRRSDATPTLSLFRLARGTSYRDTPATHPLHHPGRCFETPRPDACARADRTKSLSPDLAETCNQTRLTERNATQLPVYHDASANRARAVAAPEQSTPPAVSHSLISGRKKTCELHAMTVSFEELRDAAVVQSQAGAPLSVVAERPVLSAIALAQSMPFTQSISRRGSPRPLKLRTVAYCGTGEVGIQETSSATTPKLPPISGAQSAGLRDMHVNGVWLPSETVDATFRALTFCVLATGEHGYMHPPVKISTGVAHAIRALPGAAFLSFLSNQVPLLHHNHPQLDAVALSLMLPHHGFTCYAADGTLLGVLALRCSTKTDPDATAGEFELVTHASATCRAKSDALRTIYASYVAGNVGAEAHRRRVSVSASKARNDDGTADGEPSPLRHMSYVPHRASGNRNRWANTPENQTLSFTSARPLVGDFTPSENGDISLSPTQGTDMALPACWMDFDEASTALLFADAEQSMWVPYRIGE